One region of Sulfurisphaera ohwakuensis genomic DNA includes:
- a CDS encoding thiolase family protein, with product MVAIVDVGITKFGKRKENIFDLVKEATEKLLKYDIDYVIVSNSYSGEFNQTSGLSSLITTYLNLDHVPSLRVDNTSGSGGSAIMVAKSLLESKEANMVLVVGVEKMSEKKTREVTKIISSLLPFEERVASLPSLASISAIEYMRKFNATRESIAQVAVKNHYNGSLNPFAHIQKRVTLEEVLNSPVISEPLRLYEYTPISDGAAAVVMVRNEDALSYTSKPVYIKGIGSSNYTAYVSEKEDFVTLPAVVEASRKAFKKAKVEKIDFAELHDMATILEIIQSEDIGLFKKGEGWKAVMEGLTSLDGETPINPSGGLNSKGHPIGASGVAQAVEAFLQIRNEAGNRQVKNARVGLSLSMAGYGNSATVIIYGDEP from the coding sequence ATGGTTGCTATTGTTGATGTAGGAATTACGAAATTTGGGAAAAGAAAAGAAAATATCTTTGACCTTGTTAAAGAAGCTACAGAAAAATTACTGAAATATGATATTGATTATGTAATAGTTTCAAATTCATATTCTGGAGAGTTTAATCAAACCTCAGGGTTAAGTTCCCTTATTACCACATATTTAAATTTAGATCATGTACCTTCTTTAAGGGTAGATAACACAAGCGGAAGTGGAGGATCAGCAATAATGGTTGCAAAATCTTTACTCGAATCCAAAGAAGCAAATATGGTTTTAGTAGTGGGAGTTGAGAAAATGTCTGAGAAAAAAACGAGAGAAGTTACTAAAATTATCTCGTCATTATTACCATTTGAGGAACGCGTTGCGTCCCTTCCTTCTCTTGCATCTATATCTGCAATAGAATATATGAGAAAATTTAATGCAACCAGAGAAAGTATAGCTCAAGTAGCTGTAAAAAACCATTATAATGGTTCACTTAATCCTTTCGCGCACATACAGAAGAGAGTAACATTAGAAGAAGTATTGAATTCTCCAGTTATTTCTGAGCCTCTAAGACTTTACGAATATACCCCTATAAGTGATGGAGCTGCAGCTGTAGTTATGGTTAGAAATGAGGATGCGCTAAGTTATACTTCTAAGCCTGTTTACATAAAAGGAATAGGGAGTAGTAATTACACAGCGTATGTAAGTGAAAAAGAGGATTTTGTGACTTTACCAGCAGTAGTAGAAGCGTCAAGAAAAGCATTTAAGAAGGCTAAAGTTGAAAAGATTGATTTTGCAGAATTACACGATATGGCGACTATCCTAGAAATTATACAGTCTGAAGATATTGGTTTATTTAAGAAGGGTGAAGGATGGAAAGCAGTTATGGAGGGTTTAACTTCACTTGATGGAGAAACACCAATAAATCCCAGTGGGGGATTAAATTCAAAGGGTCATCCTATAGGGGCTAGCGGTGTTGCACAAGCTGTTGAAGCATTTTTACAAATTAGGAATGAGGCTGGAAATAGGCAAGTTAAAAATGCTAGAGTTGGTCTTTCGTTAAGCATGGCGGGTTACGGTAATTCTGCTACTGTAATTATATATGGTGATGAGCCTTGA
- a CDS encoding STK_08120 family protein, which produces MRVNIKFETSHEREVVFYILSDHIFFFKNFTPFKFIFPSDEENVFYIYGELSSLFSVFPVEAKVRKFVSPVKISYVMLFQPKLIKLPKEKELDMMYMGTEPNGSGKIEINEFLEVLIEYEGEKEKAIVSAIKKTIEKSKREFDEIIRKERIARHI; this is translated from the coding sequence GTGAGAGTTAATATTAAATTTGAAACGTCACACGAAAGAGAAGTAGTATTTTATATCCTGTCCGATCATATATTCTTCTTTAAGAATTTTACTCCATTTAAATTTATATTTCCCTCAGACGAAGAAAATGTTTTTTATATTTATGGTGAATTGTCATCTTTATTCTCAGTTTTTCCAGTTGAAGCTAAAGTAAGAAAATTTGTATCTCCAGTCAAAATATCTTATGTTATGCTATTTCAACCCAAATTAATAAAATTACCAAAAGAAAAAGAACTTGACATGATGTATATGGGAACTGAGCCTAATGGAAGTGGAAAAATTGAAATAAATGAATTTTTAGAAGTATTAATTGAATATGAGGGTGAGAAAGAAAAAGCGATAGTATCTGCAATTAAAAAGACAATAGAAAAATCAAAAAGAGAATTTGATGAAATAATAAGAAAAGAAAGAATAGCTAGACATATTTAA
- a CDS encoding DUF1404 domain-containing protein: MNKIFYYLLPLDIFLILPFTFSFLSYSPAIPMLFHYLILGISIFLSNKFYSLSRKFLFVALPIIIFWHLPWFFDYATSVYFIWIIDVISMTISGVLIGSSISKFSINFLVFLFFLWMIGDSLLSYMWIIGFSLYSSPYSIYPRYELPAAGSIVFVVMDILGVYILLKLFFAKIFTN, translated from the coding sequence ATGAATAAGATTTTTTATTATCTTCTTCCACTTGATATATTTTTAATTTTACCATTTACATTTAGTTTTTTATCATATTCTCCAGCAATACCGATGTTATTTCATTATTTAATTCTCGGCATATCAATATTTCTGTCAAATAAGTTCTATTCGTTATCAAGAAAATTTCTCTTTGTAGCTTTACCCATTATTATATTCTGGCACTTGCCATGGTTTTTCGATTATGCTACTTCAGTCTATTTCATTTGGATTATAGATGTGATATCTATGACAATATCTGGGGTACTAATTGGATCTTCTATTAGTAAATTTTCAATAAATTTCTTAGTTTTTCTTTTCTTCTTATGGATGATTGGTGATTCTCTTTTATCTTATATGTGGATAATTGGATTTTCACTTTATTCCTCTCCTTATTCAATTTATCCCAGATATGAGTTACCGGCAGCTGGTTCTATAGTTTTCGTTGTTATGGATATTCTAGGAGTATATATATTATTAAAATTATTTTTTGCTAAAATATTTACAAATTAG
- a CDS encoding enoyl-CoA hydratase/isomerase family protein produces MIYEKRGNVSWIIFNRPERLNALDRESWDSLSKLLKKANEDDTRVIVLTGNGRAFSSGDDIYAMYELKDVDEAKDFFLTLYSAIESLTELEKPLICAVNGLAYGGGCEILLFCDVTIAVQSAKFSIPEAKLGLIPPMAITIGPLALGRRINRLVLTGEAITAEEAKILGLVDYVVPDDKLIEEVNRVIEMINQLDFYSLKTIKRWLRKDKKMVEKAIMELALLSQTESAKKRMKEFIDSRKKT; encoded by the coding sequence ATGATCTACGAAAAAAGAGGTAACGTTTCATGGATAATATTTAATAGACCTGAAAGACTTAACGCTCTTGATAGAGAGAGTTGGGATTCCTTATCTAAACTATTAAAGAAGGCTAATGAGGATGATACAAGAGTTATAGTTCTTACTGGGAATGGAAGAGCATTTTCTTCTGGCGATGACATATATGCTATGTATGAATTAAAAGATGTTGATGAAGCTAAAGATTTCTTTCTCACACTTTATTCAGCAATAGAGAGTTTAACTGAACTTGAAAAACCATTGATATGTGCTGTTAATGGTTTAGCATATGGAGGAGGATGCGAAATACTGCTCTTCTGTGATGTTACTATAGCAGTGCAATCTGCAAAATTTTCTATCCCAGAAGCTAAGTTAGGCTTAATCCCTCCAATGGCAATAACTATAGGTCCTTTAGCATTAGGAAGGAGGATTAATCGATTAGTACTCACTGGCGAAGCTATTACTGCTGAAGAGGCAAAAATTCTAGGCCTGGTCGATTACGTTGTACCAGATGATAAACTAATAGAGGAAGTTAACAGAGTTATAGAGATGATTAATCAACTTGATTTCTATTCTTTAAAAACTATAAAAAGATGGCTTAGAAAAGATAAGAAAATGGTTGAAAAGGCTATAATGGAATTAGCGTTGCTGTCTCAAACAGAGTCAGCAAAAAAGAGGATGAAAGAATTTATTGACTCAAGGAAGAAGACTTAA
- a CDS encoding Glu/Leu/Phe/Val dehydrogenase dimerization domain-containing protein — MLETKKILQNNVNDSFFIPNKILTFKIRGNNNVYKGIRVQYSRIFGPYAGGVIFSEEMDLDTLIDLTIISFIRNILFNLPLGSSIGCICAPRSQDKKILISQYINYVRNNIDEDILIPDEGTEDMSELFYEIANIDEKYITNIIYTDYLSYSIGIAILLKFALKGNFNVKIGILGSNPANTTLFSLLESLGSEVFSANLNSKCDALIITSGKKIVNSFNQDKIEAKIVVEGSDLAITYDGYKKLRNRGIIVVPDVLANSGKAIGIYLKWVNNRIGKVMYNEEETIRFLYEKINRTLREIINENKKLDELKETLFLTALSKISHTY, encoded by the coding sequence GTGCTTGAAACTAAAAAAATTCTACAAAATAATGTTAATGACTCCTTCTTCATTCCAAATAAGATTTTAACATTTAAGATAAGAGGAAATAATAATGTTTATAAGGGAATTAGGGTACAATATTCTAGAATTTTTGGACCATATGCAGGTGGAGTTATATTTTCAGAGGAAATGGACTTAGATACTTTGATAGATTTAACTATAATTTCCTTTATAAGAAATATACTTTTTAACTTACCGTTGGGAAGTTCTATTGGTTGTATATGTGCACCAAGATCACAGGATAAAAAAATATTAATATCGCAATATATAAATTATGTGAGAAATAATATAGATGAAGATATTTTAATACCAGATGAAGGAACAGAAGATATGTCAGAATTATTCTATGAAATAGCAAATATAGATGAAAAATACATTACAAATATAATTTATACTGATTATTTATCATATTCGATCGGAATTGCAATACTACTCAAATTTGCACTTAAAGGAAACTTTAACGTTAAAATCGGTATTCTAGGATCAAACCCAGCTAATACTACACTGTTTAGCTTATTAGAAAGCTTAGGTTCAGAAGTCTTTTCAGCCAATTTAAATTCAAAGTGTGATGCACTTATTATTACAAGTGGAAAGAAAATAGTAAATTCGTTTAACCAAGATAAGATAGAAGCTAAAATCGTAGTTGAGGGAAGTGATCTAGCAATAACATATGATGGATATAAAAAACTGAGAAATAGGGGTATAATCGTAGTCCCAGACGTATTAGCAAACTCCGGAAAAGCAATAGGCATTTATTTAAAATGGGTAAATAATAGAATTGGGAAAGTAATGTATAATGAAGAAGAAACTATAAGGTTTTTATACGAAAAAATTAATAGAACATTAAGAGAAATAATAAATGAAAACAAAAAACTTGATGAATTAAAAGAGACTTTATTTTTAACGGCATTATCCAAGATAAGCCATACCTATTAA